In Hippoglossus stenolepis isolate QCI-W04-F060 chromosome 21, HSTE1.2, whole genome shotgun sequence, one DNA window encodes the following:
- the hs3st3l gene encoding heparan sulfate (glucosamine) 3-O-sulfotransferase 3-like codes for MAAFHHHHHHHPSADLRRLFHRLTIASSLSILCFSLVYLLTGCCESDLTENSEIQTPAREFAAGWQYERNGTGFAHEGATAVGEGAFSGHPGVEANSSGKEWTSTRRLPQAMIIGVKKGGTRALLEFLRLHPDIRALGSEPHFFDRHYARGLDWYRSMMPKALEGQIVMEKTPRYFVTVETPERVHSMSQDVKLIVVVRDPVTRAISDYTQIISKTPDIPPFESLAFKNRSTGQIDSLWSPLWIGLYAQHLERWLAWFPRTQIHLVSGERLISDPAGEVGKVQDFLGLQRIVTDKHFYFNKTKGFPCLKKPEGSSKPHCLGKTKGRTHASIDPEVLQSLRDFYKPHNQRFYQMAGQDFGWQ; via the exons ATGGCAGCttttcaccaccaccatcaccaccatccgAGCGCGGACCTGCGGCGGCTCTTCCACCGCCTCACCATCGCTTCGTCTCTGAGcatcctctgcttctccctgGTCTATCTGCTCACTGGATGCTGCGAGTCGGATCTGACAGAAAACTCTGAGATCCAGACACCTGCGCGCGAGTTCGCCGCGGGATGGCAGTACGAGAGGAACGGAACCGGCTTTGCCCACGAGGGTGCCACCGCTGTTGGCGAAGGCGCGTTCAGTGGACACCCCGGGGTGGAGGCGAACAGCTCGGGCAAAGAATGGACATCCACTCGGAGGTTACCCCAGGCGATGATCATAGGGGTTAAAAAAGGAGGCACCAGGGCTCTGCTGGAGTTTCTGCGGCTCCACCCGGACATCCGCGCCCTGGGGTCGGAGCCGCACTTCTTTGACCGGCATTACGCACGGGGACTGGACTGGTACAG AAGTATGATGCCCAAAGCCCTGGAAGGCCAGATTGTCATGGAGAAGACGCCTCGCTACTTCGTTACCGTGGAAACGCCAGAGCGAGTCCACTCTATGTCGCAGGATGTGAAGCTGATAGTGGTTGTCCGTGACCCCGTGACCCGAGCCATATCTGACTACACCCAGATCATCTCCAAGACGCCCGACATCCCTCCATTTGAGAGCCTCGCCTTCAAGAACCGCAGCACAG GTCAGATCGACTCTCTGTGGAGCCCGCTGTGGATTGGCCTGTACGCCCAGCACCTGGAGCGTTGGCTGGCATGGTTCCCCAGGACCCAGATCCATCTGGTCAGCGGGGAGAGGCTCATCTCCGACCCCGCGGGAGAAGTGGGCAAAGTGCAGGACTTTCTGGGCCTCCAGAGGATCGTCACGGACAAGCACTTCTACTTCAACAAAACGAAAGGCTTCCCCTGCCTGAAGAAGCCGGAGGGCAGCAGCAAACCTCACTGCCTGGGGAAGACGAAAGGGAGGACGCACGCCTCCATCGACCCGGAGGTGTTGCAGAGCCTGAGGGATTTCTACAAGCCACATAACCAGCGCTTCTATCAGATGGCGGGACAAGACTTTGGATGGCAGTGA